One window from the genome of Breoghania sp. L-A4 encodes:
- a CDS encoding PLDc N-terminal domain-containing protein, translating into MGIEIGGLLGLVILVLDVYAIVRIVGSATSTASKVLWVVLILVLPVIGFLIWLLAGPSKPSYA; encoded by the coding sequence ATGGGTATTGAAATTGGCGGCCTTCTGGGCCTCGTCATTCTGGTGCTCGACGTCTACGCCATCGTGCGCATCGTCGGCTCCGCCACCTCCACCGCAAGCAAGGTCTTGTGGGTCGTCCTGATTCTGGTTCTGCCGGTCATCGGCTTCCTGATCTGGCTGCTCGCGGGTCCGTCCAAACCGTCCTACGCCTAG
- a CDS encoding sigma-70 family RNA polymerase sigma factor codes for MGDVSDTLRAEFIACIPSLRAFAASLVGVGDRADDLVQEALMKGWANLDSFTEGTNVRAWLFTILRNAFYSSYRKNKREVQDVDGAYSSRLAEHPAQDGHLDLADFRRALETLPSDQREALILVGASGFSYIEAAEICGCAVGTVKSRVNRARVRLAELLTVESAEDFGPDRSVQAILSVTTTTAVKSRAMG; via the coding sequence ATGGGTGATGTGTCGGACACTCTGCGCGCGGAGTTCATCGCGTGCATTCCCAGCTTGCGCGCCTTCGCGGCGTCGCTGGTGGGCGTTGGCGACCGCGCCGACGATTTGGTGCAGGAAGCACTGATGAAGGGGTGGGCGAACCTGGATTCCTTCACCGAAGGGACGAATGTCAGGGCCTGGTTGTTTACAATTCTGCGCAATGCCTTCTACTCCAGCTATCGGAAAAACAAACGGGAAGTCCAGGACGTGGATGGCGCCTATTCCAGCAGGCTTGCCGAACACCCCGCGCAAGACGGCCATCTGGACCTCGCGGACTTTCGGCGCGCGCTTGAGACGCTGCCCAGCGATCAGCGCGAGGCCTTGATCCTCGTCGGCGCTTCCGGCTTCTCCTATATCGAGGCGGCGGAAATTTGCGGCTGTGCCGTCGGCACCGTGAAGAGCCGCGTGAACCGCGCGCGCGTGCGGCTTGCGGAACTTCTCACCGTTGAGTCGGCAGAAGACTTCGGGCCTGACCGGTCGGTGCAGGCCATCCTTTCAGTGACGACGACAACGGCAGTAAAAAGTCGTGCCATGGGCTAA
- a CDS encoding FCD domain-containing protein — MADKSRQDTSAIDAGPMAGSAVDAVVRQIREIISDLGLTVGDSLPTERELCARFNASRNTVREAMRILKAYGMVDVRPKVGATITDNRMARAFELFSFNTMDVSRKTFSEVQAFRDLLEVGSAEQIIDNLTERDLEDLRRINKKLGDIHDLQEASEVDYAFHVRLIAILDNTAILNVYSVMKPIILRIMQKGKTRRIFKMETFAEHRDIVDALAARDRLAFQYRLRTHLMVGYRFFSEELEGAS; from the coding sequence ATGGCGGACAAATCCAGACAGGACACTTCGGCGATCGATGCCGGACCGATGGCGGGATCCGCCGTCGACGCTGTCGTGCGGCAAATCCGCGAGATCATCTCCGATCTGGGTCTGACCGTCGGAGACAGCCTGCCGACGGAGCGCGAGCTTTGCGCCCGGTTCAATGCCAGCCGCAACACGGTGCGCGAGGCGATGCGTATCCTGAAGGCTTACGGGATGGTCGATGTTCGGCCGAAGGTCGGCGCGACGATCACCGACAACCGGATGGCGCGCGCCTTCGAACTGTTCTCGTTCAACACAATGGACGTCTCCCGCAAAACCTTTAGCGAAGTCCAGGCCTTTAGGGATCTGCTGGAAGTCGGATCAGCCGAACAGATCATCGACAACCTCACGGAGCGCGACCTCGAGGACCTTCGCCGCATCAACAAGAAGCTTGGCGACATTCATGATCTGCAGGAGGCCTCGGAGGTCGACTACGCCTTCCACGTGCGGCTGATAGCGATCCTCGACAACACCGCGATCCTCAACGTCTACAGCGTGATGAAGCCGATCATTCTGCGGATCATGCAGAAGGGCAAGACCCGGAGGATCTTCAAGATGGAAACCTTTGCCGAACATCGGGACATCGTCGACGCACTCGCCGCGCGCGACCGCCTGGCATTTCAGTACCGGCTGAGGACGCACCTGATGGTCGGGTACAGGTTCTTCTCCGAGGAATTAGAAGGGGCGAGCTGA
- a CDS encoding NepR family anti-sigma factor, with product MADLGSTTHETLNASGRSGGGREVDTDIHSRIGSQLKALYNDVVEQPVPDRFAELLRRLETQSASESAQESN from the coding sequence ATGGCGGATCTAGGATCCACGACGCACGAGACACTGAACGCATCCGGGCGCTCCGGCGGCGGCCGAGAAGTCGACACGGACATCCACTCCCGGATAGGAAGCCAGCTTAAGGCGCTTTACAATGACGTCGTCGAGCAGCCGGTTCCGGACAGATTTGCCGAACTCCTCCGCAGGCTTGAGACGCAATCCGCTTCTGAATCCGCGCAGGAGAGCAATTGA
- a CDS encoding histidine kinase dimerization/phosphoacceptor domain -containing protein — translation MDRRLFSYVAAALVPLAALAFVFSYSDYVRRAEEEQSRFVDYARLIGQSSAKIIARTEGYAAALAAGNPGDFSDCAQVFDAMRTEMHEAVYFRVTSAADAVVCERALARESVEGQGNEPAPSRMIQTVPVSRANGTTGIRVDIGLRPYALLTAPIAATISSHISFALLSPSGDVLAAYADSSEEPETFRTMLDDPELRALSPQTRRTTSEGWSVAAVALPGTDFRILTGAPPSATLFEPWISMAKALLLPISLLAVVFVVLRFGMQRFMLRYIRHIYATFRRYGSGQSDARVGNLDNAPAEIKLLGITFDMMADRIAYRTRDLEASLAEQQRLTRELHHRIKNTLQMISSLLGMQRREATQPDEQAALRVALERVLGISAAYRVSYATNEGTDVALESLVREVVESLREPAKLPRSAVHISADGQSQAVIVLDKAIPLAFILAELLPPRFSALSPGETIQIDVTGGTSAVLEISGAAAINDMSLGGENEAPLKARLMRAYLRQLSATCTTVGPLTRLEMPLDGVH, via the coding sequence TTGGATCGCCGCCTGTTCAGCTACGTGGCGGCGGCTCTGGTGCCGCTCGCCGCGCTGGCGTTTGTGTTTTCCTATTCCGATTATGTGCGCCGGGCCGAGGAAGAGCAGTCCCGGTTCGTTGACTACGCGCGCCTTATTGGCCAGTCGAGCGCCAAGATCATCGCGCGCACCGAGGGATATGCCGCCGCGCTCGCCGCCGGGAATCCGGGTGATTTCAGCGATTGCGCGCAGGTGTTCGACGCGATGCGCACGGAAATGCACGAGGCTGTGTACTTCCGGGTGACATCGGCCGCGGACGCCGTCGTGTGCGAACGCGCGCTTGCCCGGGAGAGTGTGGAGGGCCAGGGCAATGAGCCGGCGCCTTCGCGTATGATTCAAACGGTGCCCGTGTCGCGCGCAAACGGGACGACCGGGATCCGTGTCGACATCGGCCTGCGCCCCTACGCGCTGCTTACCGCTCCGATAGCCGCCACCATTTCCAGCCACATCAGTTTCGCGCTGCTCAGCCCGAGTGGTGACGTTCTCGCCGCCTATGCCGACAGTTCGGAAGAGCCCGAAACATTTCGCACCATGCTCGACGATCCCGAGCTGAGGGCGTTGTCCCCGCAGACGCGCCGGACCACCTCCGAAGGGTGGTCGGTCGCCGCCGTGGCTCTGCCCGGCACCGACTTCCGGATCCTGACGGGCGCGCCCCCCTCTGCCACATTGTTCGAGCCATGGATCAGCATGGCGAAGGCGCTGCTGTTGCCCATCTCCTTGCTGGCGGTGGTGTTTGTCGTTCTGCGGTTCGGCATGCAGCGGTTCATGCTGCGCTACATCCGGCACATTTACGCGACGTTTCGGCGCTACGGATCGGGTCAGTCCGATGCGCGTGTGGGCAATCTCGACAACGCGCCGGCCGAGATCAAGCTGCTGGGCATCACCTTTGACATGATGGCCGACCGGATCGCCTACCGCACCCGGGATCTTGAGGCATCGCTCGCCGAGCAGCAGCGTCTGACGCGCGAGTTGCATCACCGCATCAAGAACACGCTGCAGATGATCTCGAGCCTGTTGGGCATGCAAAGGCGGGAGGCGACGCAGCCGGACGAACAGGCGGCCCTGCGCGTCGCGCTCGAGCGCGTGCTCGGCATTTCCGCCGCCTATCGTGTGTCCTACGCCACCAATGAGGGAACCGATGTGGCGCTTGAATCCCTGGTGCGCGAGGTCGTGGAATCCTTGCGCGAACCGGCCAAGCTGCCGCGCAGCGCCGTGCATATTTCCGCGGACGGTCAATCGCAGGCGGTGATCGTGCTCGACAAGGCGATCCCGCTGGCCTTCATTCTCGCGGAGCTGCTGCCGCCGCGCTTCAGCGCCTTGTCGCCGGGCGAGACGATACAGATCGATGTCACGGGTGGCACAAGCGCCGTCCTTGAGATTTCCGGCGCGGCGGCGATCAACGACATGTCGCTGGGCGGAGAAAACGAAGCGCCGCTGAAGGCTCGGTTGATGCGCGCCTACCTGCGCCAGCTTTCGGCGACCTGCACGACCGTCGGTCCCCTGACCCGGCTTGAAATGCCCCTGGATGGCGTTCATTGA
- the chrA gene encoding chromate efflux transporter gives MDAKRDAVRTAQTAGTAGEVFLAFLKLGLTSFGGPIAHLGYFRDEFVTRRQWLTDQAYADLVALCQFLPGPASSQTGFALGLMRAGWLGALVAFVAFTLPSALILFAFAMTAARISGSLGTGALNGLKIVAVAIVAQAVWGMARSLCPDRERASIALGAVILLAFLPGAFGMVGAIALGALAGLALGRGGAAEGAHIAGPVPRASALAALALFGAGLIVFPLLAGQSQALAVVDSFYRAGALVFGGGHVVLPLLEAGTVAPGWVTPDAFLAGYGAAQAVPGPLFTFAAYLGAVLGPEPNGALGAALALLALFAPGFLILIGVLPHWDAFRRKAWAQSAMQGANAAVVGILGTALYSPVFTSAVHDLRAFALALSCFVLLMAWKAPPWVVVIIAAASGAALALLGST, from the coding sequence ATGGATGCGAAGCGCGACGCCGTGAGAACGGCTCAGACCGCCGGGACCGCCGGAGAAGTGTTTCTCGCCTTCCTGAAGCTCGGCCTGACCTCCTTCGGCGGGCCGATCGCGCATCTGGGCTATTTCCGGGACGAGTTCGTCACCCGCAGACAATGGCTGACGGATCAGGCCTATGCCGATCTGGTGGCCTTGTGCCAGTTCCTGCCCGGCCCCGCCTCCAGCCAGACCGGCTTCGCGCTGGGGCTGATGCGGGCCGGCTGGCTCGGCGCGCTGGTGGCCTTTGTCGCCTTCACCCTGCCCTCGGCGCTCATTCTCTTTGCCTTCGCCATGACGGCGGCGCGGATCTCAGGCTCCCTGGGAACGGGCGCGCTGAATGGTCTCAAGATCGTCGCCGTCGCCATCGTGGCGCAGGCCGTGTGGGGGATGGCGCGCAGTCTGTGCCCCGACCGGGAACGCGCCAGCATCGCGCTTGGCGCCGTGATCCTGCTGGCTTTTCTGCCCGGCGCATTCGGCATGGTTGGCGCGATCGCGCTTGGCGCGCTCGCGGGTCTGGCGCTGGGCCGCGGCGGGGCGGCCGAGGGAGCGCACATCGCGGGTCCGGTGCCCCGGGCATCGGCACTCGCCGCGCTGGCGCTGTTTGGCGCGGGCCTGATCGTCTTCCCGCTTCTCGCGGGCCAATCGCAGGCACTGGCCGTCGTCGACAGCTTCTATCGTGCCGGCGCGCTGGTGTTCGGCGGCGGTCACGTGGTGCTGCCGCTGCTTGAGGCCGGCACGGTTGCGCCGGGCTGGGTCACGCCCGATGCGTTTCTCGCCGGATACGGGGCGGCGCAAGCCGTTCCCGGACCGCTGTTCACCTTCGCGGCCTATCTCGGTGCGGTGCTCGGACCGGAACCGAACGGCGCGCTCGGCGCCGCGCTGGCACTTCTTGCCCTGTTTGCGCCCGGCTTTCTGATCCTGATCGGCGTGCTTCCGCACTGGGACGCCTTCCGCCGCAAGGCGTGGGCGCAATCGGCCATGCAGGGCGCCAACGCGGCCGTCGTCGGCATTCTCGGCACGGCCCTCTATTCACCCGTCTTCACCAGCGCCGTTCATGACCTGCGCGCGTTCGCGTTGGCGCTCAGCTGCTTCGTGCTGCTGATGGCCTGGAAAGCCCCGCCGTGGGTCGTCGTGATCATCGCCGCCGCCAGCGGCGCGGCCCTGGCGCTGCTCGGCTCAACCTGA